A single window of Dermacentor albipictus isolate Rhodes 1998 colony chromosome 1, USDA_Dalb.pri_finalv2, whole genome shotgun sequence DNA harbors:
- the LOC135908781 gene encoding oxytocin receptor-like has translation MVGNEKQPCAMPDISTRTSSHAALQDSARNATFNLSSLQTTDIGNSSEESVFGPQYHSHVRITVIIIMVAFSIAGNCVVCWRLLRNHRRRRYQKAHILFLNLAVADLLVTTVTMTSQMVWEIMGRAWIAGDAFCRVFKVLQTFALASSTYMIVSIALDRHFAIVYPLAACLAPSHLAAGSWLASLIPSLPNLYMFRLVEASENLQYCASVFYARKADSPLPRQLYMTFVFLSVFVLPLILLVVLYGRILIEIWKQSSALKNRHQTASPFPKAKVKTIKLTAAIFIAFLVTNVPYMVLEMVLAFAGTGASLDQNMVALFGVISASNSTVNPYIFLFFQKSSESAKRKRFVMPFRKDAVAELPDGRSSCRNGGLELYPAPGKCNSPPVFTLAPRESSVACSSCLPTELSSL, from the exons ATGGTGGGGAACGAGAAGCAACCTTGCGCGATGCCGGACATCTCCACAAGGACCTCCAGCCATGCCGCCTTGCAAGACAGCGCAAGGAACGCCACCTTTAACTTATCATCCCTGCAAACCACCGATATTGGAAACAGTAGTGAAGAGTCCGTCTTCGGTCCTCAGTACCATAGTCATGTGCGCATCACTGTTATTATAATCATGGTCGCTTTCTCAATCGCTGGCAACTGCGTCGTCTGCTGGCGGCTGCTACGAAACCATCGCCGCAGGCGCTACCAGAAAGCGCACATACTGTTCTTGAACCTCGCCGTTGCCGACCTTCTTGTTACAACCGTGACGATGACATCGCAAATGGTGTGGGAGATCATGGGCCGCGCTTGGATTGCCGGTGACGCATTCTGCAGAGTGTTTAAGGTTCTCCAAACTTTCGCACTAGCGTCTTCCACCTACATGATCGTGAGCATAGCTCTGGACAGGCACTTCGCGATCGTGTACCCGCTCGCCGCCTGCTTGGCGCCGTCACACCTGGCAGCCGGGTCATGGCTCGCCTCACTGATCCCTTCTCTGCCCAATCTGTACATGTTCCGGCTCGTTGAGGCCAGCGAAAATCTCCAATACTGCGCGTCGGTTTTCTACGCCCGTAAGGCAGACTCGCCGCTTCCTCGCCAACTGTACATGACCTTCGTTTTCCTCAGCGTGTTCGTACTTCCCCTCATTCTGCTGGTTGTGCTTTACGGTCGCATCCTGATCGAGATTTGGAAACAGAGCTCGGCGCTCAAGAATCGACACCAGACTGCCTCGCCTTTCCCAAAGGCCAAG GTGAAAACCATCAAGCTCACTGCCGCCATTTTCATCGCATTCTTGGTGACGAACGTACCCTACATGGTACTGGAAATGGTCCTGGCCTTTGCCGGCACCGGCGCCTCTCTGGATCAAAACATGGTGGCGCTGTTCGGCGTCATCTCGGCCTCGAACAGCACGGTGAACCCCTACATATTCCTCTTCTTTCAAAAGAGCAGCGAAAGTGCCAAGCGGAAGCGATTCGTGATGCCCTTCCGTAAAGACGCCGTAGCGGAGCTTCCCGATGGCCGCTCCAGTTGCCGTAACGGAGGCCTCGAGCTGTACCCGGCTCCGGGAAAATGCAACTCGCCGCCCGTGTTCACCCTCGCCCCGAGGGAGAGCAGCGTCGCCTGTTCCTCGTGTCTACCCACCGAACTCAGCAGCTTATGA